GCATCCCGCTCAGCGAGGAACTGACCATTGCCCGCCGCTATCTGAACATCGAACGGCTGCGTCTTGGGGAGCGGCTGCAGGTGGAATGGACCGAGAAGAACCTGCCGCTGGACGAGGCAGTGCCGCCGCTGATCCTGCAGCCGCTGATCGAGAACGCCGTCTATCATGGTATTGAGCCGCGTGGCGAGGGCGGCTGCATCCATATCCTGGCGACCTACAACAAGGGCAGGCTGCGCCTGGAAGTGCGCAATCCGCTGCCGCCGCAATCCGATCCGCCGCGCCGGGCGGGCAACCGCATGGCGCTGGAGAACATCCGTCAGCGCCTGTTGCTGGTGTTCGGGGCGCAGGCGCGGCTGGAGACCGAGCAGCGCGACGGCCAGTACCGGGTGCGCATGCTGATTCCGCTGGAGCGTGCCGCATGAAGGTGCTGGTGGTCGACGACGAGGCGCTGGCGCGGGAGCGGCTGATCTCCATGCTGGCCGGTGTGCCCGACATCGAGATCACCGGCGAGGCGGCCACCGGGCGCGAGGCCATCGAGCAGGTGGCGGCAAACCGTCCCGACGTGGTGCTGCTGGATATCCGCATGCCGGAGATGGACGGACTGGAGGCAGCTAGGCACCTGGCCGGGCTGAGCGAGCCGCCGGCGGTGATCTTCACCACCGCCTATGGCGATCATGCCCTGGAGGCCTTCGAGGCCTGTGCCGTGGATTACCTGCTCAAGCCCATCCGCAATGAGCGCCTGATGGCGGCCCTGGCCAATGCCTGCCGGCTCAACAGGGCCCAGGCCGCACGCATCGGGGATCTGCCCGAGACCCGTCGGCGCAGTCACCTGTGCCTGCCGGTGCGCGGCGGCCTGCAGCTGGTGCCGGTGGCCGACATCCGCTATTTCCAGGCCGACAACAAGTACGTCACCGTGCGTACCGGCGAGGGCGAGTTCCTGATCGAGGAAGCGCTCAAAGCGCTGGAAGAGGAGTTCGGCGGGGACTTCATCCGCATTCACCGCAACGCCCTGGTGGCGCGGCGTCATCTCAGTGCGCTGGAGCGTGACGCCGAGGGTCGGCTGTGCGCCGTGCTGCGCGGGGTGGATGCGCGCCTGGAGGTCAGCCGCCGGCAGCAGCCCGAAGTGCGGCGGTTGTTGAAGGGGGCGTGAGGGAAAAGCTTTAAACCGCGAAGGCGCACAAGGCGCGCGAAGGAAGATGCGAATCAGGGTTGGAATTGTAGGCCGGAAAAAGGGCCGAATGGCCCGTTTCCGGCATTGGCCGGGCATGCCGGGAACGCTGCGCTTATCCCGGCCTACGCTCTGGATCAGTACGTAGGTCGGGTTAGCGCAGCGTAATCCGACAACCCACTTTGCGTCTCCGCGCCTTTGCGTCCTCTGCGTTTGTGTCGTGAAAGGTTGGTGTCGGCAGCAGGTTACTGATCCAGCGCCGCGTTGGCCGTGTCGATGCCGCGGTCGATATAGCCGCCGTAGAAGTCCGGGGTCAGCAGTCCGACGATGCGCTTGGCCAGTTCCTCGCCACCGGGGCCCAGAAACAGCAGGGTGGGGGTCATGTCGACGCCGTATTCGTCGGCGATGCGCCGCGCCGGGCGGATCTCACCCTGCAGGTCCTCAACCATGACGCCGGCGTCGATATTGAGCTTGCGGATCAGTACCCGATCCTCGTAATCGCCGCTGATCAGCATCGGGACCAGGAAGTCCTGCTCGACCTGTTCGCAATAGGTGCAGTGATGGCTGCTGAAGGCCAGCAGCAGCGGCAGGCCGCGCTCGGCCGCTTCCCGGGTGGCCTGCTCCAGGCTCTGCACCTGCTGGACCTCCGGTCGGGTTCCGGCGCCGGCGGCGGCCTGGCCCAGCAGCCAGAGCAGCAGCAGCCCGCCCGTGATAAACTTGAAAGCCTGTTTCACCACTCGTTATCCTCACTGCCTGCGCGCGGGCGGGACAACCGGTCCGCGCTGTCCAATCCCACTGTATCAAGAGAAATCATGTCCCTGACCAAGCTCCGCATCGCCACCCGCAAGAGCGCGCTTGCCCTGTGGCAGGCCGAACACGTCAAGACCGGCCTGGAACTGCACCACCCCGGCCTGGAGGTCGAGCTGGTCACCATGACCACCCAGGGCGACCGGGTGCTCGACAGTCCGCTGGCCAAGATCGGGGGCAAGGGGCTGTTCGTCAAGGAACTGGAGACCGCCCTGTTGGAGGGACGTGCCGATATCGCCGTCCATTCCATGAAGGATGTCCCGGTGGAACTGCCCGATGGCCTGGAACTGGCCCAGATCCTGGACCGCGAGGACCCGCGCGATGCCTTCGTCTCCAATCAATATGCGGACTGGGAGGCGCTGCCACAAGGGGCAGTGGTGGGCACCTCCAGCCTGCGCCGCCAGAGTCAGCTGCGGGCCCTGCGCCCGGATCTGGAAATCCGCGACCTGCGCGGCAACGTCAACACCCGGCTGGAGAAGCTCGATCGCGGCGACTACGCCGCCATCATCCTGGCCTGTGCCGGCCTCAAGCGGCTGGGCTTCGCACAGCGCATCCGCAGCGAACTCGGGCCGCAGGTGATCCTGCCGGCCATCGGCCAGGGCGCGATCGGCATCGAATGCCGCTCCGGGGACCCCGAGGTGCAGGGCCTGATCGCGCCGCTGGGCCACAGCCACACCGCGCAGCGGGTCGCCGCCGAACGGGCCCTGAACGCCGCCCTGCAGGGCGGTTGCCAGGTGCCCATCGGGGGTTATGCCGAGATCGAGCACGGGGTGATCGTGCTGCGCGGCCTGGTCGGCCGCCCGGATGGCAGCGAGATCGTCCACGGGGTGATCAGCGGCCGGCCCGAGGACGGCGAGGAACTCGGCCGGGTGCTGGCCGAGGACCTGCTCAGCCGCGGTGCCGACGCCATCCTCAAGGCGCTCTACGCCGAAGCGCAATAATGGACACAGCCCCCGCCCTGGCAGGCTGGCGGGTCCTGGTCACCCGCCCCGAGGCCCAGGCCGGCCCGCTGTGCGAGCGGCTGGCCGCGGCGGGCGCGGAGCCGGTCCCGTTCCCGGTGATGGAAATCCGCTTTCTGAACGGCGTCCGCTGGCCGGCGCCGCTGGACAGCTTCGACTATGCCCTGTTCGTGAGCGTGAATGCCGTGACCGCCTTCCGTGCCCAGGCCGCGGGAGCGGGTTGGCCGGCGGGCGTGAAGACCCTGGCCATCGGCCGGCAGACCGCGGCGGCCATGACGGCGGCCGGCATCCCGGTCAGCCTGGCCGCGCCCTCCCCCTTCACCAGCGAGGCGCTGCTGGCGCTGCCGGACTTGCAGCGCCTGGCGGATTGTTCCATCGTGATACTCCGTGGCCGTGGCGGCCGGGAGCTGATCCGGGACACTCTGTGCCAGCGCGGGGCCCGGGTCGAGGCGCTCGAGCTCTACGAGCGGAGGCTGCCCGAGGCGGATTCCGCTGCGTTGCTGCAGCGCTGGCATAGTGGCGGGATCGATGCCGTGTTGGTGACCAGTAACGCGATCCTGGATAATCTGCTCGAACTGCTGGGCGAAGCCGGTCGCGAGTTGCTGCGGCGCACCCCGCTGATCGTTCCCAGCGAGCGCACCCGGGCCTATGCATCGCGCCAGGGCTGTGAACAGGTCAGGGTGGCGGACAATGCCACCGATGCGGCCATGGTTGCGGCGCTGGCGCGGCTCGCCGCTGACCGGGCCTCCGCCCACCACCCATCGGGAAGCTGAAGCATGAGTGAGAACAAGGATAAGCCCCAGCCTCAGGGCGCACCCGGATCCGGATCGGCCGCGAGCGAGGGCGGCGGCAAGCCACGCTCGCGCGGCGGCCGCCGGCGCAGCCCTTCCGCGCCCTCAACTGCTGCCGGCGGCGCCAGCCAGGCGCCGGCCCCGACCGGCGGGCGCTATGCCGGGCCGCTGGCCATCCTGGCCCTGCTGGTCGGCGTCGGTGCCCTGGTCGCCGGCTATTTCATCTGGCACGAGGTGCAGCGCCAGGCCGGCTGGCAGCAGGAGGTGCTGGCCCAGATCGATGCCCGCAACCAGGCCCTGGACAATCGCGTGACAGCGGCGGTGGACCGGATGGAAGCCACCCTGGACGAGGCCGTCGGCGCCCGCCGCGGCCTGCAGCAGGATCTGGCCGATCAGCAGCAGTCGATCGCGGCCCTGGAACGCGCCTTCGGCGTGCTGCGGGCCCAGGTCGGCCGCAGCCAGGAGGCCTGGGTGCTGGCCGAGGCCGAGTACCTGCTGCATGTGGCCAACCAGCGGCTGCAGCTGGCGCGCGACGTCGATACCGCCATCGCCGCGCTCACGAGCGCCGATCAGCGCCTGCAGGAATTGGCCAACGCGGCCTACCTGCCGGTGCGCGAACAGATCAGCCGCGAACTGGCCGGCCTGCGCGGCGTCGACGTGCCGGACATCGACGGCATCGCCCTGCGCCTGCAGACCCTGGCAGACAGTGTCGATGACCTCAAGGTCGCCGGCGCCCAGTACCGGCCGACGCCGCGCGGTGCCGCCGCCGACGCCGGGGCCGAAGCCGACGCCGAAGCCGGCAGCTGGCGCGAGTTGCCCGCCGCCCTGTGGGGCGAACTGCGCCAACTGGTGGCGGTGCGGCGCAACGACGAGCCGGTCGCCCCGCTGCTGGCGCCGGACCAGCAGTTCTTTCTCTACGCCAATCTGCGCCTGCAACTCGATACCGCCCGGCTCGCCGCCCTGCGCGGCAACCCCGAGTTGTACCGGGTGAGCCTGCGTACAGCGCGCGACTGGCTGGCGCAGGAATTCGACGCCGGGCAACCGGCGGTGCGCGAGGCCCGCGCCGAGCTCGATGCCTTGCTCGCGGTGGAACTGCGCCCCGCCCTGCCCGACATCGCCGGTTCCCTGCGCCTGCTGCGCCAGGAACTGGCCCTGATCGAGGCCGGTCGGGCCGCGCCGGAAGCGGCTTCCGACGAAGCTGCTGCTGAAGGCGCGGGGAACGCACCATGAAACCGCTGTTTCTGGCCCTGCTCACCCTGGCCCTGGGCGTGGTGCTCGGGTTGGTGTTTCTCAACGAACCCGGCTATGTGCTGATCGGCTACGGTCAGTGGAGCGTCGAGACCAGCCTGTCGCTGCTGCTGTTCGGCCTGCTGCTGGGGTTCATCGTCCTCTACGCCCTGCTGCGGCTGCTGGCCGGGGCGCGGCGCACCCCCCGGCGGCTGCGGGCCTGGCGCGGCCGGCGCCGGGCCCTGCGCGCCCGGCACTCGCTCAACCAGGGCCTGCTGGCCCTGTCCGAGGGCGACTGGCCGCGTGCCGAGCGGCTGCTGACCCAGCATGCCGATGACAGCGAGAGTCCGCTGCTCAACTATATCGCCGCGGCCCGGGCCGCCCAGTACCAGGGTGCGGATGCCCGGCGTGACCAGTATCTGCGCCTGGCTCACCAGGCGATGCCCAACTCCGACGTCGCCGTCGGCCTGACCCAGGCCGATCTGCAGTTCAGCCATCAGCAGATGGAACAGGCGCTGGCCACGCTGACCCATCTGCGCAGCATCGCGCCGCGTCATGCCTATGTACTGAAGATGCTCGCCCGTCTGTACCAGCGCCTGGGCGACTGGGAGCGCCTGCGCGAACTGCTGCCCGAACTGCGCAAGCGCCGGGCCCTGCCCGAGCCGGCGCTGGACGAAC
This sequence is a window from Thiohalobacter thiocyanaticus. Protein-coding genes within it:
- a CDS encoding LytR/AlgR family response regulator transcription factor, which encodes MKVLVVDDEALARERLISMLAGVPDIEITGEAATGREAIEQVAANRPDVVLLDIRMPEMDGLEAARHLAGLSEPPAVIFTTAYGDHALEAFEACAVDYLLKPIRNERLMAALANACRLNRAQAARIGDLPETRRRSHLCLPVRGGLQLVPVADIRYFQADNKYVTVRTGEGEFLIEEALKALEEEFGGDFIRIHRNALVARRHLSALERDAEGRLCAVLRGVDARLEVSRRQQPEVRRLLKGA
- a CDS encoding thioredoxin family protein; this translates as MKQAFKFITGGLLLLWLLGQAAAGAGTRPEVQQVQSLEQATREAAERGLPLLLAFSSHHCTYCEQVEQDFLVPMLISGDYEDRVLIRKLNIDAGVMVEDLQGEIRPARRIADEYGVDMTPTLLFLGPGGEELAKRIVGLLTPDFYGGYIDRGIDTANAALDQ
- the hemC gene encoding hydroxymethylbilane synthase gives rise to the protein MSLTKLRIATRKSALALWQAEHVKTGLELHHPGLEVELVTMTTQGDRVLDSPLAKIGGKGLFVKELETALLEGRADIAVHSMKDVPVELPDGLELAQILDREDPRDAFVSNQYADWEALPQGAVVGTSSLRRQSQLRALRPDLEIRDLRGNVNTRLEKLDRGDYAAIILACAGLKRLGFAQRIRSELGPQVILPAIGQGAIGIECRSGDPEVQGLIAPLGHSHTAQRVAAERALNAALQGGCQVPIGGYAEIEHGVIVLRGLVGRPDGSEIVHGVISGRPEDGEELGRVLAEDLLSRGADAILKALYAEAQ
- a CDS encoding uroporphyrinogen-III synthase — its product is MDTAPALAGWRVLVTRPEAQAGPLCERLAAAGAEPVPFPVMEIRFLNGVRWPAPLDSFDYALFVSVNAVTAFRAQAAGAGWPAGVKTLAIGRQTAAAMTAAGIPVSLAAPSPFTSEALLALPDLQRLADCSIVILRGRGGRELIRDTLCQRGARVEALELYERRLPEADSAALLQRWHSGGIDAVLVTSNAILDNLLELLGEAGRELLRRTPLIVPSERTRAYASRQGCEQVRVADNATDAAMVAALARLAADRASAHHPSGS
- a CDS encoding uroporphyrinogen-III C-methyltransferase — translated: MSENKDKPQPQGAPGSGSAASEGGGKPRSRGGRRRSPSAPSTAAGGASQAPAPTGGRYAGPLAILALLVGVGALVAGYFIWHEVQRQAGWQQEVLAQIDARNQALDNRVTAAVDRMEATLDEAVGARRGLQQDLADQQQSIAALERAFGVLRAQVGRSQEAWVLAEAEYLLHVANQRLQLARDVDTAIAALTSADQRLQELANAAYLPVREQISRELAGLRGVDVPDIDGIALRLQTLADSVDDLKVAGAQYRPTPRGAAADAGAEADAEAGSWRELPAALWGELRQLVAVRRNDEPVAPLLAPDQQFFLYANLRLQLDTARLAALRGNPELYRVSLRTARDWLAQEFDAGQPAVREARAELDALLAVELRPALPDIAGSLRLLRQELALIEAGRAAPEAASDEAAAEGAGNAP
- a CDS encoding heme biosynthesis HemY N-terminal domain-containing protein codes for the protein MKPLFLALLTLALGVVLGLVFLNEPGYVLIGYGQWSVETSLSLLLFGLLLGFIVLYALLRLLAGARRTPRRLRAWRGRRRALRARHSLNQGLLALSEGDWPRAERLLTQHADDSESPLLNYIAAARAAQYQGADARRDQYLRLAHQAMPNSDVAVGLTQADLQFSHQQMEQALATLTHLRSIAPRHAYVLKMLARLYQRLGDWERLRELLPELRKRRALPEPALDELEETVYRALLEGSVRQHDAAALQQLWGQLPRRLRQDNDLVLVYGRALHHLELDPAAEPVLREAIRRQRDERLLDLYGRVRGENLGMQLSQLEEWLKEQPRNPVLLQAAGRLAILNRLWGKARSYLEAALEIQPTVEGYQLLGSLLEELEEPDEAAVCFRKGMQLATGETGRLPAPG